The window CCCCGTCGGCCCCCACGATCCCCGCCCGGTCAATGGCGAAGACCACGGGGAGGTTCTCAATGGCCACGTCGTGGATCACCTGGTCGTAGGCCCTCTGGAGGAAGGTGGAGTAGATGGCCACGATGGGCTTCATCCCCCGTAGCGCAAGCCCCGCCGCCGTGGTCACCGCCACGTCCTCGCAGATCCCCACGTCCAGGTAGCGCTCCGGGTGCTCCAAGGAGTAGCGCACGAGCCCCGAGCCTTCCCGCATGGCCGGGGTGAGGACGAAGAGCCTGGGCTCCATGTGGGCGAGCTCGGTGACGGCGTCCCCAAAGGCCTGGCTCCAGGTGTACCCCTTGGACACCTTCTCCGGCTTCTTGGGGTCAAAGCCTGGGGGGCCGTGCCAGTAGATGGGGTCGGCCTCGGCCACCTTGTACCCCTTGCCCTTCTTCGTGACCACGTGGAGGAGGGTGGGGCCGTCCAGGGCCTTGAGGTGCTCCAGGATGTGGACGAGCCCCTTGAGGTCGTGGCCGTCCACCGGGCCCACGTAGCGGATCCCCCAGGCGTAGAAGGGGTTTTCCTGGTGCAAAAGGAACTTCGCCGCCTCCTTGGCCCGGTCCACGAGGCCGAAAAGCTGGGGGGAGATGCGTTCCAGGATGTTCTTCCCCAGCTTCTCCGCGTCCTGGACCCACTTCCTGATCTGAAGCTCCTTGAAGTACTTGTTGAGGGCCCCCACGTTCTCGGAGATGCTCATCTCGTTGTCGTTGAGGACGATGAGCATCCTCTTCTGGAGCTCCCCGATCTTGTTGAGGGCGGCGAGGGCCATCCCCCCCGTCAAGGCCCCGTCCCCGATCACCGCCACCACGTGGTAGTCCTCCCCCATGAGGTCCCGGGCGAGGACCATCCCCAAGGCGTTGGCGAGGGAGGTGGAGGCGTGGCCCGCGGTGATGGCGTCGTGGGGGGACTCGGAGACCTTGGTGAACCCGGAGATCCCCCCTTCCTTCCGCAGGGTGTGGAACCGGTCCTTGCGCCCCGTGACGAGCT of the Thermus thermophilus HB8 genome contains:
- the dxs gene encoding 1-deoxy-D-xylulose-5-phosphate synthase; protein product: MILDKVNSPEDLKRLSLEELLLLAEEIRSEIIRVTAQNGGHLASSLGAVELVLALHRVFDSPRDRILFDVGHQAYAHKLVTGRKDRFHTLRKEGGISGFTKVSESPHDAITAGHASTSLANALGMVLARDLMGEDYHVVAVIGDGALTGGMALAALNKIGELQKRMLIVLNDNEMSISENVGALNKYFKELQIRKWVQDAEKLGKNILERISPQLFGLVDRAKEAAKFLLHQENPFYAWGIRYVGPVDGHDLKGLVHILEHLKALDGPTLLHVVTKKGKGYKVAEADPIYWHGPPGFDPKKPEKVSKGYTWSQAFGDAVTELAHMEPRLFVLTPAMREGSGLVRYSLEHPERYLDVGICEDVAVTTAAGLALRGMKPIVAIYSTFLQRAYDQVIHDVAIENLPVVFAIDRAGIVGADGATHHGVFDIAYLRTVPNLQIAAPKDALELRAMLKKALEVGGPVAIRYPRDNVERAPEGVWPEIAWGKWEVLKEGTEAYILAFGKTLRYALEAAGDDPRVGVVNARFLKPLDREMLRELSRYKLLTVEDHQKMGGFGSAVLEALNEMGLKPEVQILGLPDRFFEHGAIPSLHRQAGIDAEGIRKALAAMGVALVHERA